One part of the Coturnix japonica isolate 7356 chromosome 24, Coturnix japonica 2.1, whole genome shotgun sequence genome encodes these proteins:
- the LOC107324297 gene encoding uromodulin-like 1 isoform X2, whose amino-acid sequence MTLRPVADTSLELQGSPPTQDSFLALVAVQSSLQPVLQLRSCCVTPSSSLQGPSAVCCPLPRLPAECRHIQLLPSSEFGAASFTIQLFQMLNHSVAYLHCELNVCLQGHTDCEQDCFVGAELLPPPGDRNRHRNPHNLVSFGPVLRAADSLEYKPEEGPNSAMLVPILLGSLTGFAVLGSVFICLWLHHRQKTKNLSYPPFGEIHGL is encoded by the exons ATGACCCTGCGCCCCGTGGCAGACaccagcctggagctgcagggctcgCCCCCCACCCAGGACTCCTTCCTGGCTCTCgtggctgtgcagagcagcctccagcctgtgctgcagctccgcTCCTGCTGTGTGACACCatccagcagcctgcagggccCCAGCGCTGTGTGCTGCCCACTGCCCAG GCTGCCAGCTGAGTGCAGACACATCCAGCTACTGCCAAGCAGTGAGTTCGGAGCTGCCAGCTTCACCATCCAGCTGTTCCAGATGCTGAATCACTCTGTGGCCTATCTGCACTGTGAGCTCAATGTCTGTCTGCAGGGCCACACAGACTGTGAGCAG GACTGTTTCGTCGGTGCGGAGCTGCTCCCCCCACCAGGGGACAGGAACAGGCACAGAAACCCACACAACCTGGTCTCATTTGGCCCAGTTCTGAGAGCAGCAGACAGCTTAGAGTACAAACCTGAGGAAG GTCCTAATTCTGCCATGCTGGTGCCCATTCTGCTGGGATCCCTGACTGGCTTTGCTGTCTTGGGCAGTGTTTTCATCTGCCTTTGGTTGCATCACAGgcagaaaaccaaaaacctgAGTTATCCACCATTTGGAGAAATCCATGGTCTATGA
- the ANKK1 gene encoding LOW QUALITY PROTEIN: ankyrin repeat and protein kinase domain-containing protein 1 (The sequence of the model RefSeq protein was modified relative to this genomic sequence to represent the inferred CDS: deleted 1 base in 1 codon) — protein sequence MFLTYKSGDPPLGSPRTSPFTLRVEELPSSSQTHSSSWQCWAASDAAMASGTEQQCGSLTVFSKEDFEEDWVKVASGGFGCVYQVKHKKWRTVYAVKCSPYLLQDPGMERTSVNCLMEEATKMEKIKFQHIVTIYGVCNSPLGIVMEYMSRGSLEKILPTHKMSWQLKFRVIHEMGLAMNFLHSMTPPLLHLDLKPGNILLDGNMHVKISDFGLSRWMEQSSRMQYIESSALRGTLSYIPPEMFLQNTKPPGIKYDVYSFGIVIWEVLMQKKPYAGANMMAIIVRVAAGKRPCLEPISDDWPGECQQMVDLMKRCWNQDPKQRPSFTDIPVETDMLLSLIQSLVVDPENERLVRKMSHKPAIAGNQQSDKEELIFSQDTRTAGTGHQEVHVPPSHSEMESPEDILCEEIWRVHENGLTLLHFMVIQGNVEKVKFLLSCKANVNSQAVCGYTPLIVAVQKRSPEICSVLIEHGADTNMPDEDGWTPLHFAAQNGDDRIVRLLLDHQAHVNAQEHDGWTPLHLASQNNFENVARVLLSRQADSNTQEVDGKTALHVAACFGHVGLVKLLASQGADLEKKQKNHRTPLHVAVERGKFRVVHYLLKNGASVNSLDQNHYSALHLAVVRGKYLICEKLIKYGANVELRTDKGWTPLHLASFKGHIEIIHLLKDSCAKLNARGSMGWTPLHLATRYSEEPVVCELLRCGADPNITEKSEWAPLHFAVQRGSFLTVINLLECRADVNVKNKVGWTPLHLAVLKGNMAIIKTLIKAGALLNVEDITGCTALQLAIRHQKENIITLLQGKDSLMNTLQNRTLVNDAQISRPRTAPRRTDL from the exons ATGTTCCTTACATACAAG TCTGGAGACCCACCCCTTGGCTCACCACGCACCTCCCCATTCACACTGAGAGTGGAGGAGCTTCCCAGTTCTTCTCAAACACACTCgagcagctggcagtgctgggctgcctcTGATGCTGCCATGGCTTCGGGGACAGAGCAGCAATGTGGCAGCCTCACTGTCTTCAGCAAGGAGGACTTTGAGGAGGACTGGGTGAAGGTGGCCAGCGGGGGCTTTGGGTGCGTGTACCAAGTCAAGCACAAGAAGTGGAGGACGGTCTATGCGGTGAAATGCTCCCCGTATCTGCTGCAGGACCCCGGCATGGAGAG aACCAGTGTGAACTGTCTCATGGAAGAAGCAACCAAGATGGAGAAAATCAAATTCCAGCACATTGTCACAATCTATGGGGTCTGCAACAGCCCTCTGGGGATAGTGATGGAATACATGTCCAGAGGGTCTTTGGAGAAAATCCTTCCCACACACAAAATGTCATGGCAGCTCAAGTTCCGGGTTATCCATGAGATGGGCTTGGCTATGAATTTCCTGCACAGCATGACACCTCCATTGCTTCACTTAGACCTAAAGCCAGGGAACATACTCCTTGATGGGAATATGCATGTCAAG ATCTCAGACTTTGGGTTGTCCAGATGGATGGAGCAGTCAAGCCGAATGCAATATATTGAAAGCTCTGCTTTGAGGGGCACTTTGAGCTACATCCCCCcagaaatgtttctgcagaACACCAAGCCGCCAGGAATCAAATACGATGTGTACAG CTTTGGAATAGTCATTTGGGAGGTGCTTATGCAGAAGAAGCCTTATGCAG GAGCCAACATGATGGCCATCATCGTCAGGGTAGCAGCAGGCAAGAGGCCCTGCCTGGAACCCATCAGTGATGACTGGCCGGGGGAATGCCAGCAGATGGTGGACTTGATGAAGAGGTGCTGGAACCAAGACCCAAAGCAAAGACCAAGCTTTACAG atATCCCTGTAGAAACAGACATGCTGCTGTCCCTGATACAAAGCCTGGTTGTGGATCCGGAGAACGAGCGCCTTGTCAGAAAGATGTCCCACAAACCTGCTATTGCTGGGAACCAGCAG AGTGACAAAGAAGAGCTTATCTTCTCTCAAGACACCAGAACCGCTG GAACCGGTCACCAGGAAGTTCATGTCCCACCTTCACACAGTGAGATGGAAAGCCCGGAGGACATCCTATGTGAGGAGATCTGGAGAGTTCATGAGAACGGCCTCACGCTGCTTCACTTCATGGTGATCCAAGGAAACGTGGAAAAGGTGAAGTTTCTCCTGAGCTGCAAAGCCAATGTGAACAGCCAGGCGGTCTGTGGCTACACCCCGCTCATAGTGGCTGTTCAGAAGAGATCACCAGAGATCTGCTCAGTGCTGATAGAGCATGGTGCAGACACCAACATGCCCGATGAGGATGGCTGGACACCTCTTCACTTTGCTGCTCAGAATGGGGATGACCGAATTGTTCGCCTCTTGCTGGACCACCAGGCTCATGTCAATGCTCAGGAACATGACGGGTGGACCCCTCTGCACTTGGCATCCCAGAACAACTTTGAGAACGTGGCCCGAGTGCTGCTCTCTCGCCAGGCTGACTCCAACACCCAAGAGGTGGATGGGAAAACCGCGCTCCATGTGGCAGCCTGCTTTGGGCACGTCGGCCTGGTGAAGCTCCTCGCCAGTCAGGGAGCAGACctggagaagaagcagaagaaccACAGAACCCCTCTCCACGTTGCTGTGGAGAGAGGGAAGTTCAGGGTAGTCCACTATTTGCTGAAGAACGGGGCCTCTGTCAACAGCCTGGACCAAAACCATTACAGTGCCCTGCACCTGGCCGTGGTGAGGGGCAAGTATCTCATATGTGAGAAACTCATCAAGTATGGAGCCAACGTCGAGCTGCGGACAGACAAAGGCTGGACCCCCCTGCACCTGGCTTCATTCAAAGGACACATTGAGATCATCCACCTGCTGAAAGACAGCTGTGCCAAGCTGAACGCCAGGGGAAGCATGGGCTGGACACCGCTGCACTTGGCCACGCGCTACAGTGAAGAGCCGGTGGTCTGTGAGCTGCTGAGGTGTGGGGCAGACCCCAACATCACCGAGAAGTCCGAGTGGGCCCCCTTGCATTTTGCAGTGCAGCGGGGCTCCTTTCTGACTGTCATCAATCTCCTGGAGTGCAGGGCAGACGTCAACGTGAAGAACAAAGTGGGCTGGACACCACTGCACCTCGCCGTCCTCAAAGGCAACATGGCCATTATAAAGACCTTGATTAAGGCTGGTGCTCTGCTCAATGTGGAAGATATTACTGGCTGCACAGCCCTCCAGTTGGCAATTagacatcagaaagaaaacatcattacGTTGCTCCAAGGCAAGGACTCGCTGATGAATACATTGCAGAATAGGACCCTGGTGAATGATGCTCAGATTTCAAGACCCAGAACAGCTCCAAGAAGGACAGATTTGTAG